From the Toxoplasma gondii ME49 chromosome VIIa, whole genome shotgun sequence genome, one window contains:
- a CDS encoding hypothetical protein (encoded by transcript TGME49_280605~Predicted trans-membrane domain (TMHMM2.0):75-95) — translation MPNRKTRHLKNNFGSLPLGGMWLIPRGSKRMSLPVFQPDSAVRVSLIREHDEERMRYTLSPGQKNKRLWRHRESQLLYRLLVAFFTIFSLFRASPSAQRIEDVFVIAVRFLPTLVSACGPPESVVSVEHAATDNPPFRSAAKRDPHPDGLSNTPVALTTLSTAHEATPPFAAANRGSPNSRVPLPEQSTHRQQYPTPPIYAFAKQWLFSVPQSLREKVMTHSVTSAKGRVVSEGQTSWERAAFRRLATERLLVKDHALSNAGRYLTPLRTLFETENGTGTHGRLPPQSVVVLDRAGGSPLDILVSLIDEADGAYIAPESVIGKSPTHTETTFERAGGQLGSSTLFGRIITRIAPLHAIPDNAALYVDLRTYAASACGTQNLNADFKQPDSPKEDLQEGSKKKTEFTVMDFDESQQSRDGSRPPERHTLTEPVLQIISVDWQAFSQRQRPEGLPAVAGFEAVALASDSQQVTINGRTSSVDNAEPSSSDDGKSGRGNSIFPCDPSNNECRNSFVPLEAESLSKGSKVEANGVEFLPPNPTVALKQRGDHSRGGGLSPEVSHFLSSVASKFASAARAAEQASQAAVIREGNPYHPQDESHRAANSGASRNAGILEGADMEMKAPEKHGGIALMRCVRRRKNELHGSVVNTDMKAADGTESWSISPSKASGEEAQGSDLVEKDLFRLVPIRLVPAVPGCKSQVQIKCREEVVKDSEPNATVPISEGGLRPERVQKSLNLCDVNLASSKPLEPSPCTAISPPRQAVLRWAAPEAKRWAEGMLLAHGKRFNARPSVQATTTFSHSSHYGESQTQNEDGERDVAIPVWVLEIPVDHILDVPDQEAAPGCVREQDSAQKRKHSRLPGRALSSCGITSAFWHPSVQKLMTVQLHLDSLRQQCTLHASSCWEKQSKTQTSSTIAAETGQSKYPSNGARVGDGDKTLAFAEMNGSGFSQRAERRVSGVPEATLSLLWTSPSNRETRKRLPAEKQDSEENRGNRESALYIIGQPSSNVDMDDEEQLWVKCSTHLPVLSQKKSLNGPLQTSACHTHPIPVFLKVNISENRTT, via the coding sequence ATGCCCAACCGAAAGACAAGACACTTGAAGAATAACTTTGGGTCTCTCCCCCTGGGTGGAATGTGGCTGATCCCGCGTGGATCAAAAAGAATGTCGTTGCCTGTCTTCCAACCAGACTCTGCCGTGCGTGTATCTCTCATTCGAGAGCATGATGAGGAACGTATGAGGTACACCCTGAGTCCAGGGCAAAAGAATAAACGACTATGGCGCCACAGAGAGTCTCAGCTGCTCTACCGTCTCCTCGTAGCTTTTTTTAccatcttttctctgttccgtGCATCGCCGTCTGCACAGCGAATTGAAGATGTTTTCGTCATAGCAGTCAGGTTTCTACCCACCCTTGTGTCGGCTTGTGGTCCTCCAGAATCAGTTGTCAGTGTGGAACATGCCGCTACGGATAACCCTCCTTTCCGGTCGGCGGCAAAGAGAGATCCCCACCCAGACGGCCTGTCCAATACTCCTGTCGCCTTGACTACTCTGTCAACAGCGCACGAAGCGACGCCGCCATTTGCTGCAGCAAACCGTGGGTCCCCAAACAGCCGTGTCCCACTGCCAGAACAGAGCACCCACCGGCAGCAATATCCAACCCCACCTATCTATGCCTTCGCAAAGCAGTGGCTTTTTTCAGTGCCTCAGTCTctgagagagaaagtgaTGACGCACTCTGTGACTTCAGCAAAAGGGCGCGTTGTCAGCGAGGGGCAGACCTCATGGGAAAGGGCGGCCTTCCGCCGCCTTGCCACAGAACGCCTCTTGGTGAAAGATCACGCCTTATCAAATGCTGGACGCTACCTTACACCTCTTCGAACTCTATTTGAAACGGAGAACGGAACTGGTACTCATGGTCGTTTGCCTCCACAGTCCGTGGTTGTGCTGGACCGTGCTGGAGGTTCACCTCTAGATATACTTGTCTCGCTCATTGATGAAGCAGACGGGGCATACATTGCGCCTGAGAGTGTAATCGGGAAGTCACCCACACATACTGAAACAACATTTGAGCGGGCAGGAGGCCAACTGGGCAGCTCCACGTTATTTGGTAGAATCATAACGCGAATTGCACCCCTTCATGCAATCCCGGATAATGCCGCGTTGTATGTTGATCTTCGCACGTATGCGGCGAGCGCATGCGGTACACAGAATTTAAATGCAGACTTCAAACAACCAGACAGTCCAAAAGAGGATTTACAGGAgggaagcaagaagaaaacagaattCACCGTCATGGATTTTGACGAATCTCAACAGTCTAGAGATGGCAGCCGCCCTCCGGAAAGGCACACACTCACCGAGCCAGTACTGCAAATCATCTCTGTTGATTGGCAGGCGTTTTCACAACGGCAGCGACCCGAAGGTCTGCCAGCTGTGGCAGGTTTTGAAGCAGTGGCGTTAGCTTCTGACTCGCAGCAAGTGACTATCAATGGACGGACGAGTTCAGTGGACAACGCGGAGCCTTCGAGCTCAGATGACGGCAAATCCGGGCGGGGAAACTCAATATTCCCCTGCGATCCCAGCAACAATGAATGTCGAAACTCGTTTGTGCCCCTTGAGGCTGAGTCGCTATCCAAAGGCAGTAAGGTTGAAGCAAATGGTGTCGAATTTCTGCCTCCGAACCCAACAGTCGCGTTGAAGCAGAGGGGGGACCACTCAAGAGGTGGTGGACTGTCGCCGGAGGTGAGTCATTTCCTTTCGTCGGTCGCCTCGAAATTCGCAAGTGCGGCGCGAGCGGCTGAGCAGGCATCCCAGGCAGCCGTCATCCGCGAAGGGAATCCTTACCATCCACAGGACGAGTCACACCGTGCGGCAAACAGCGGCGCGAGCAGGAACGCAGGAATTCTGGAAGGTGCCGATATGGAAATGAAGGCTCCAGAGAAGCACGGAGGAATTGCGTTGATGCGATGCGTGCGCCGTCGAAAAAATGAGTTGCATGGAAGCGTTGTCAATACAGACATGAAAGCGGCAGATGGTACTGAGAGTTGGTCTATAAGCCCATCCAAAgcgagtggagaagaggcacaAGGCTCAGATTTGGTCGAGAAAGATCTGTTTCGCCTCGTTCCCATACGGCTGGTTCCTGCGGTACCGGGCTGCAAAAGCCAGGTTCAAATAAAATGCCGTGAAGAGGTTGTTAAAGATAGTGAACCAAACGCTACCGTTCCTATCTCAGAGGGAGGCCTTAGGCCAGAGAGGGTACAAAAGAGTTTAAATCTCTGTGATGTAAATCTTGCATCCAGCAAACCTCTTGAACCTTCTCCCTGTACGGCGATCAGCCCGCCGCGACAAGCAGTACTCCGGTGGGCGGCACCGGAAGCAAAAAGGTGGGCAGAGGGAATGTTGTTGGCACACGGAAAACGGTTCAATGCGCGTCCGTCTGTGCAAGCCACAACTACGTTCAGCCACTCTTCTCATTATGGTGAAAGTCAAACACAGAACGAGGATGGCGAGCGAGATGTAGCCATTCCTGTTTGGGTCTTGGAAATACCCGTGGACCATATTTTGGATGTTCCAGATCAAGAAGCAGCTCCGGGCTGCGTGCGGGAACAGGACAGTGctcagaaaagaaaacacagtcGATTGCCGGGAAGGGCACTCTCCTCGTGTGGTATCACGAGTGCGTTTTGGCACCCATCGGTACAGAAGCTGATGACGGTGCAACTGCATCTCGACAGTCTACGACAGCAGTGCACATTACACGCCAGCAGCTGTTGGGAAAAACAGTCAAAAACCCAAACCAGTTCCACAATTGCAGCGGAAACGGGGCAATCCAAATACCCGTCGAACGGTGCCAGAGTTGGGGACGGAGACAAAACTCTCGCCTTTGCTGAAATGAACGGTTCGGGCTTTTCtcagagagcggagagaagggtCAGTGGCGTTCCAGAAGCGaccttgtctcttctctggacATCGCCATCCAACAGAGAAACTCGGAAGCGGCTGCCAGCCGAAAAACAAGATTCAGAAGAGAATCGTGGAAACAGGGAAAGTGCCTTATACATCATCGGCCAACCCTCGTCAAATGTAGACAtggacgacgaagagcagCTGTGGGTAAAATGTAGCACACATTTGCCCGTTCTttcgcagaaaaaaagcttGAATGGACCATTGCAAACATCAGCGTGTCACACTCACCCAATTCCTGTTTTCCTGAAAGTCAACATCTCGGAAAACAGGACTACGTGA
- a CDS encoding histidyl-tRNA synthetase (HisRS), putative (encoded by transcript TGME49_280600), whose amino-acid sequence MLPSKIRSSRGLSRCLYSPHHVHPVSQKGILWFPCISPARRSGQGLGASVFGSFVPRSAGIRFCSARYLDWWQSPTASSASLHGRTFPPCPRESRRRCFPGYPNSLWLLLCQPFVRGVCTLPSTKTFAAGGLSTGKMASSVPPPPLGSRPLTLDELSAYTFGNFACVVDPAVVPKLSREFGRRFPQGGNTECFSSLNLPALPEGAPVLHSTAVRATAVLRIVSLLNNAGGVRTGILTSLCSLLNEASPPVTKLPRHPLPLASSVPLAPFSTYPSALQYMLNGAVEHLAKADPSAPQAISIDEAAAFCGGCSEVAGRLFVASRLLSVLVTLQDCNAALLTEALLVPTDFFSHQQRRLPPIKGIEKSATNIGNLLHDSKLPASSRKSVAEVNATCPSLALLLPALGNLREALQSLSVYLNAELKNVAERPGSVTPLPSESLESMCPDAGLSRMIDERTADICSSPSPASPAALFRPSAMSVKMALDSLLPCLAGILQTLLAASAELAPDSLKGGEWPALEEEGEEGQANAFKPPEKPDCNVYLGVGTAGGRCMRVTDVTQRVARFSDGLAASREQASADPGTELVFQIEERLVALQEISALQTALLLQIIEFADVRAFLDAVAKAERQPKGKKKIGSRYGMSHGTRRYQQYLTALVRETLSKGGLTSGTCGQPQCAVHSEHGPSDGDVCLAALRALLLAGGPEEAGAAAALSAGAPASVPAFCDQEGHLEVLLTPINQVRRVPKAAKGTQDFGPAQMAVRELVLGSVREVFRRHGGVEIDTPVFELRETLLGKYGENQKLVYDLKDQGGEQLSLRYDLTVPFARYVASHDIEKIRRFHIGKVYRRDEPQMNRGRFREFYQCDFDIAGVSPVKMVPDAEAVCIMVEALRTLQGMVGKFHVKTNHRVLLDGMMEVCGLPADKFTTACSSIDKLDKEPWAAVRRELVDTKGVAADVADRLGELVQMRGTFSQIIADLSKKPDFASNEKVALALQEMEIFSQYIEAMGVQTDEAIFDLSLARGLDYYSGVIFEAVLVGTDGAAVGSVGGGGRYDKLVGMFSGRDVPAVGMSVGVERLFRMVEKSLGMAAAPTAEEDEHAGDKKKKKKEKATQEVPSLVRESFTDVLVCSVGDNMLKACMSVAGSLWRNGIAAEFFYGAGAKLKKQMDMACQRRIPLLVILGEEELKRNTAKVRQLWYDDDVKRPDTNGEGSAGEKEEEVSLDQLPQVIKAYFCQHGTTLERMKRRVFDTAAVVNADGA is encoded by the exons ATGCTTCCGTCGAAAATCCGCTCGTCTCGCGGCCTGAGCCGTTGTCTCTATTCCCCACATCACGTGCATCCCGTCTCGCAGAAAGGTATTCTTTGGTTCCCTTGTATTTCTCCCGCGAGACGAAGTGGCCAAGGTCTTGGAGCCAGTGTTTTTGGCAGCTTTGTGCCGCGTTCCGCGGGGATTCGGTTTTGCTCTGCCCGGTATCTGGACTGGTGGCAGTCGCCGACTGCATCGTCCGCGTCACTCCACGGACGAACGTTTCCGCCGTGCCCGCGCGAGAGCCGGCGCCGTTGCTTCCCAGGTTACCCAAATTCGTTGTGGCTTTTGCTCTGTCAACCGTTCGTGCGTGGTGTGTGCACGCTTCCGAGTACCAAGACGTTTGCAGCTGGCGGGCTCTCCACAGGGAAAATGGCGTCAAGCGTGCCTCCACCACCCCTGGGGTCGCGTCCCCTAACTCTTGACGAGCTGTCCGCATACACTTTCGGAAACTTTGCCTGTGTCGTCGACCCAGCTGTGGTTCCGAAGCTCTCGCGTGAGTTCGGACGCCGTTTTCCCCAAGGGGGAAACACTGAgtgtttctcgtctctcaaTCTTCCAGCGCTGCCGGAAGGAGCGCCTGTCCTTCATTCTACTGCGGTACGGGCCACGGCAGTCCTGCGAATCGTGTCTTTACTGAATAATGCGGGGGGTGTGCGCACGGGGATTCTCACCtcgctctgttctcttctcaaCGAGGCCTCTCCTCCGGTGACCAAGCTTCCCCGCCACCCTCTccccctcgcttcttcagttCCTCTCGCCCCCTTCTCAACGTATCCGAGCGCTCTTCAGTATATGTTGAACGGTGCCGTAGAGCACTTGGCGAAGGCCGACCCTTCTGCTCCGCAAGCGATTTCTATAGACGAAGCAGCAGCCTTTTGCGGCGGGTGTAGCGAGGTGGCAGGCCGCCTCTTTGTCGCCTCGCGTCTGCTTTCGGTGCTCGTGACACTGCAAGACTGCAATGCAGCTCTTCTGACGGAGGCGCTGTTGGTTCCCACAGACTTCTTCAGCCACCAGCAGCGTCGCCTGCCTCCCATTAAGGGAATCGAGAAGTCCGCGACGAACATCGGCAACCTCCTGCACGACAGCAAGCTGCCTGCGAGCAGCCGAAAGAGTGTCGCTGAGGTCAATGCCACAtgtccctctctcgctctcctcctccccgcGCTAGGGAATCTCCGCGAAGCGCTCCAGAGTCTGTCTGTTTACCTCAATGCCGAGCTGAAGAACGTCGCAGAGCGCCCGGGCTCCGTCACGCCGCTTCCGTCCGAGAGCCTCGAGTCGATGTGTCCAGATGCGGGGCTCTCTCGGATGATCGACGAAAGAACAGCAGACAtctgctcctctccttcaCCAGCTTCGCCAGCGGCTCTGTTCCGCCCCAGTGCCATGAGCGTCAAGATGGCGCTGGACTCTTTGCTGCCGTGCCTCGCTGGCATCCTCCAAACGCTTCTCGCGGCCAGTGCGGAACTCGCTCCGGATTCTTTGAAAGGTGGCGAGTGGCCAGCGttggaagaggaaggcgaggaaggccaAGCGAACGCCTTCAAACCCCCAGAGAAACCCGACTGCAATGTTTACTTGGGTGTAGGCACCGCCGGAgggcgctgcatgcgtgtgaCAGACGTGACGCAGAGAGTTGCACGTTTTTCAGACGGGCTGGCGGCTTCCCGTGAGCAGGCTTCAGCAGACCCCGGCACGGAGCTCGTGTTCCAGATTGAAGAGCGACTCGTCGCGCTCCAGGAAATCTCCGCCCTGCAGACAGCGCTGCTGCTCCAGATCATTGAGTTTGCAGATGTCAGGGCCTTCCTGGACGCCGTGGCGAAGGCCGAGAGGCAGCCCaagggcaagaagaagatcgGAAGCAGGTATGGGATGAGTCACGGGACCCGCCGTTACCAGCAATATCTCACTGCGCTCGTCCGAGAGACGCTGTCGAAAGGAGGCCTCACCTCGGGGACGTGCGGCCAACCTCAGTGTGCAGTTCACTCTGAACACGGGccgagcgacggagacgtTTGCTTGGCTGCGCTGCgtgcgctgcttctcgctggcGGGCCTGAGGAGGCTGGCGCGGCGGCTGCGCTGAGTGCGGGAGCCCCTGCCTCTGTGCCTGCTTTTTGCGACCAAGAGGGACACCTGGAGGTTCTCCTCACCCCGATCAACCAGGTGCGGCGTGTGCCTAAGGCAGCGAAGGGAACGCAGGACTTCGGACCTGCTCAGATGGCGGTTCGCGAACTCGTGCTCGGATCCGTCCGAGAGGTCTTTCGGCGCCACGGCGGCGTCGAGATCGACACACCCGTGTTTGagctgagagagacgctgctgGGGAAGTACGGCGAAAACCAGAAGTTGGTGTATGACCTGAAGGACCAAGGCGGTGagcagctgtctctgcgctACGACTTGACGGTCCCGTTTGCGCGTTATGTCGCGAGCCACGACATCGAAAAGATTCGGCGCTTCCATATTGGCAAAGTGTATCGGCGAGATGAGCCTCAAATGAACAGAGGCCGCTTCCGCGAATTCTACCAGTGCGACTTCGACATCGCGGGTGTCTCCCCAGTCAAGATGGTTCCGGACGCCGAGGCGGTGTGCATTATGGTCGAGGCGTTGAGAACTCTTCAGGGAATGGTTGGCAAGTTCCACGTGAAGACCAACCACCGCGTGCTTCTTGATGGCATGATGGAAGTGTGCGGACTCCCCGCCGACAAATTCACAACTGCATGCTCGTCGATTGACAAGCTGGACAAAGAACCTTGGGCCGCCGTCAGACGGGAGCTCGTGGACACGAAGGGCGTCGCTGCCGACGTCGCCGACCGGTTGGGGGAACTCGTGCAGATGCGGGGAACCTTTTCCCAGATCATCGCCGACTTGAGCAAGAAGCCGGACTTTGCGAGCAACGAAAAGGTGGCCCTCGCTCTCCAGGAAATGGAGATCTTCTCCCAGTACATCGAAGCCATGGGTGTTCAGACCGATGAGGCCATCTTCGACCTCTCCCTGGCCAGGGGTCTCGACTACTACAGCGGCGTAATCTTTGAAGCCGTTCTCGTAGGCACCGACGGCGCGGCAGTCGGGTCTGTAGGCGGAGGTGGAAGATACGATAAACTGGTTGGCATGTTCAGCGGCCGCGATGTCCCTGCGGTGGGGATGAGTGTCGGCGTCGAGAGGCTGTTCCGCATGGTAGAGAAGAGCCTCGGCATGGCTGCCGCTCCAACggccgaggaagacgaacatgccggagacaagaaaaagaagaaaaaggaaaaagcaaCTCAGGAGGTTCCCAGTCTTGTACGCGAGAGCTTCACCGACGTCCTCGTCTGCTCCGTCGGTGACAACATGCTCAA AGCATGCATGAGCGTTGCAGGTTCCCTCTGGAGGAATGGAATCGCAGCGGAGTTTTTCTACGGTGCCGGGGCAAAGCTGAAAAAGCAGATGGACATGGCTTGCCAGAGGCGAATTCCTCTGCTGGTTATTctcggggaagaagaactgaaGAGGAACACGGCGAAAGTCCGGCAGCTGTGGTATGACGACGACGTGAAGCGCCCCGACACAAATGGGGAAGGCAGCGcaggcgaaaaagaggaagaagtatCTTTGGATCAGCTGCCTCAGGTCATAAAGGCCTACTTTTGCCAACACGGCACAACGCTCGAGCGCATGAAAAGGCGCGTCTTTGACACTGCCGCAGTGGTCAACGCTGATGGGGCGTAA